A portion of the Apus apus isolate bApuApu2 chromosome 3, bApuApu2.pri.cur, whole genome shotgun sequence genome contains these proteins:
- the CMTR1 gene encoding cap-specific mRNA (nucleoside-2'-O-)-methyltransferase 1, which translates to MKRRTEPEFSSPQKKQKKRIEDLGLTLSSTSDDEPQFSNHTTQESSSSSSGSESESDEKRPVFNSEFKQDSLVEGTSSRYSMYNSVSQKLMAKMGFREGEGLGKYGQGRKDIVEASNQKGRRGFGLTLKGFDGELNIDWQDEPEPSAYEEVDWCLECTTEIPDAQELKEWMTVGKRKMVIEDETEFCSEELLRNVLQCKSVFDELDGEEMRRARTRSNPYEMIRGVFFLNRAAMKMANMDHVFDYMFTNPKDFQGRPLIKERDAELLYFADVCAGPGGFSEYVLWRRKWHAKGFGMTLKGPNDFKLEDFYAASSELFEPYYGEGGIDGDGDITRPENITAFRNFVLDNTDHKGVHFLMADGGFSVEGQENLQEILSKQLMLCQFLTALSIVRTGGHFVCKTFDLFTPFSVGLVYLLYCCFERVCIFKPVTSRPANSERYVVCKGLKLGIDDVRDYLFMVNIRLNQLRNSDVDVNLVVPLNVIKGDQDFYDYIVQSNENHCKVQIKALAKIRAFVQDTTLVEPRQAEIRKECLQLWGIPDQARVAPSSSDPKSKFFELIQGTDIDTFSYKPTPLNSSTLEKIRQVLDYRCMVSGSEQKFLLGLGKSQIYTWDGRQSDRWTKLDLKTELPRDTLLSVEIVHELKGEGKAQRKISAIHILDVLVLNGNDVRNQHFNQRIQLAEKFVKAVSKPSRPDMNPIRVKEVYRLEEMEKIFVRLEMKIIKSSGGMPRLSYTGRDDRHFVPTGLYIVRTVNDPWTMAYSKNSKRKFFFNKMTKKATYDLPSESIAPFHICHYSRLFWEWGEGVKVHDSQKRKDPEKLSKEDVLSFIQAHYP; encoded by the exons atgaaGAGACGGACAGAACCTGAATTTAGCAGCCctcaaaagaagcagaagaagagGATAGAAGACTTGGGATTAACCCTCAGTTCTACTTCAGATGATGAACCTCAATTTAGTAATCATACGACTCAAG AGTCTTCCAGTAGCAGCAGTGGGTCTGAGAGTGAGAGTGATGAAAAAAGACCAGTCTTCAACAGTGAGTTCAAACAAGACTCTCTCGTGGAGGGTACTTCGTCTCGCTACTCGATGTATAACAGTGTCTCCCAAAAGCTCATG GCCAAAATGGGCTTCCGGGAAGGAGAAGGTCTGGGAAAATATGGCCAAGGAAGGAAAGATATTGTGGAGGCCTCCAAtcagaagggaaggagaggctTTGGGCTGACCCTCAAAGGATTTGATGGGGAGCTCAATATTGATTGGCAGGATGAGCCAGAG CCCAGTGCCTATGAGGAGGTAGACTGGTGCCTTGAGTGTACCACGGAAATCCCTGACGCCCAGGAGCTGAAGGAGTGGATGACTGTGGGCAAG AGGAAGATGGTGATTGAAGATGAGACTGAGTTCTGCAGTGAAGAGCTTTTGCGTAATGTCCTGCAGTGCAAG agTGTATTTGATGAGCTGGATGGAGAAGAAATGCGTCGTGCCCGAACCAGGTCTAACCCCTATGAGATGATCCGTGGAGTTTTCTTCCTAAACAG GGCTGCAATGAAGATGGCAAATATGGACCATGTCTTTGACTACATGTTTACAAACCCTAAGGACTTTCAGGGG AGGCCCTTGATAAAGGAGCgggatgctgagctgctctACTTTGCTGATGTGTGTGCTGGTCCTGGAGGCTTCTCCGAGTATGTCTTGTGGAGGCGGAAGTGGCATGCGAAAGGGTTTGGCATGACCTTGAAAGGACCAAATGATTTTAAACTAGAGGACTTCTATGCAGCTTCCAGTGAGCTCTTTGAACCTTATTATG GAGAAGGAGGGATTGATGGAGATGGAGACATTACCCGCCCAGAGAACATTACTGCTTTCCGGAATTTTGTTTTGGACAATACTGATCACAAGGGAGTGCATTTCTTAATGGCTGATGGG GGTTTCTCAGTGGAGGGTCAGGAGAATCTGCAAGAAATCCTAAGCAAACAGCTCATGCTTTGCCAGTTCCTTACAGCACTGTCCATTGTCCGGACAG gagGACATTTTGTCTGCAAAACCTTTGACCTGTTCACTCCATTTAGTGTGGGACTTGTTTATCTGCTGTATTGCTGCTTTGAACGAGTGTGCATCTTTAAACCTGTGACAAGCCGCCCTGCTAACTCAGAGAG gtaTGTGGTATGCAAAGGATTAAAGCTAGGGATTGATGACGTGCGGGACTATCTCTTCATGGTGAACATCAGACTCAACCAACTGCGCAACTCTGATGTGGATGTGAATCTTGTTGTCCCATTGAATGTGATCAAAGGCGACCAGGATTTCTACGATTACATTGTCCAGTCCAATGAAAA CCACTGCAAAGTTCAGATAAAGGCACTAGCCAAAATCCGTGCCTTTGTTCAAGACAC GACACTAGTTGAACCACGGCAGGCTGAAATCCGAAAGGAGTGTCTCCAGCTGTGGGGG attCCTGATCAGGCTCGTGTTGCTCCTTCATCTTCAGATCCCAAGTCCAAGTTCTTTGAGCTGATCCAG GGCACTGACATTGATACCTTCAGTTACAAACCTACTCCTCTGAATTCCAGCACTCTGGAGAAAATCCGCCAAGTGTTAGATTACCGGTGTATGGTGTCTGGAAGTGAGCAGAAATTCCTCCTGGGGCTAGGG AAATCACAGATCTACACCTGGGATGGTCGCCAGTCAGATCGCTGGACAAAGCTGGATTTGAAAACAGAGCTGCCACGAGATACCCTTCTATCTGTGGAGATTGTTCATGAGCTGAAAGGAGAG GGGAAAGCCCAGCGAAAAATCAGTGCCATCCATATCCTTGATGTCTTGGTGTTGAACGGCAATGACGTTCGAAACCAGCATTTCAACCAGAG gaTTCAGCTGGCGGAGAAGTTTGTCAAAGCTGTTTCTAAACCTAGCCGGCCAGACATGAACCCCATCCG AGTGAAGGAAGTGTACAGACTGGAGGAAATGGAGAAGATTTTTGTGAG GTTAGAGATGAAAATTATCAAGAGCTCAGGGGGAATGCCCCGGCTATCCTACACTGGCCGAGATGACCGGCACTTTGTGCCCACAGGACTCTACATCGTACGGACTGTGAATG ATCCCTGGACAATGGCCTACAGCAAAAACTCTAAGAGAAAGTTCTTCTTCAACAAAATGACCAAGAAAGCAACATACGACCTCCCTTCGGAGTCCATTGCACCCTTTCA CATCTGTCATTACAGCCGCCTCTTCTGGGAGTGGGGGGAAGGTGTCAAAGTGCATGACTCTCAGAAGAGGAAAGATCCAGAGAAGCTGTCAAAGGAAGATGTCTTGTCTTTCATCCAAGCACATTACCCCTAA